Genomic window (Chthonomonas sp.):
TCCAACTTTTCCTCTAAAGGTTGGAATAAACTTGCAGGGCTTGATGGAGAGGGGCAAACCGTCTGGCACATGCTTAAACCAAATCAACTCTTCTGTGCACTGGCTCTCGCCGCGTCCTCGTCGGTCCTTGCGGCCACGAACCTATACGTCTCCACCACGGGGAGCGACGCCAACACTGGGTTGGCGCCCGACCAAGGTGCAGGCTTAAACGGTCCGTTCGCATCGCTTGAACGGGCCCGGCAGTACCTAAAAACACTTCGCCGCACAACCGGCATTTCGTATCCGGTGACGGTGTACATGCGCGGCGGCGTCTATCGCCTGCCGACCGGCATTGAGTACGAAGGTGAAGATGGCGCGCCCGCCGGCGAGACCGTCACCATCCGCAACTACGCGAAGGAGATTCCTTACATTCGCGGGAGCATTGAGGTGAACAACTTTGTTCCGCTGAGCGACCCGATCGCCTCGGCGCTGATCCCCTCGGAAGCGCATCAGTATGTGAAGCAGGCGAACCTGCTGGAACTCGGCACTATTGACCTAGGCACGCTGGTCAATCGGGGGATTCCGACACTGTGGAAGGACGGTGCGGCGGCGCTGTACGATCGGCAACAGCCTTGCCAAATGGCGGGTTATCCGAATGCCGGGGAACCGATGCTCCAGTCCGATTCGCAAGGCGCTAACTTTGTTCAGAATAACGCGTTGGCCTCCCGCATCGCAGGCTGGGGCGTGCTTACTGACGCGTTTGTTCACGGATATCTTGGTAACGATTTCGCGGATGCAATGCTGAAAATCCTGCTTGCTAACCCAATAAACGGAAGGATTGATCTGGCCAATGCGAGCTACTACGGTTACATGCCCGGGGCTCGTTTTAGGGTTGAGAATGTTCTCGCGGAGTTGGATTCGCCGGGGGAGTACTACATTGACCGAGCCCGCGGCTTGGTCTTCTATTATCCGATAAGCCGTACTGGAGATATTCAGTGCGAGTTATCCGTGAGTAATCGCACAATGGTGCGTGTTTTAACGCCCAGCAACCTTCACTTTGAAGGCTTGGTGGTGGAGCAAGGTTGGCGTCATGCTTTTGAAGTGATCAACTCTCCCAACACCGTGATTCGGGGTTGCACCTTGCGTAATTTTGGCAACATGGGAGCCTTCGTGCGAAGTCCGGGAAATCAAATTCTCAGTAGCGATGTTTACAACGTAGGCTCAGTCGGTGTGTATGTAATCGGTGGTACTCGGTCCACCCTCACCCGTGGCGATCTCAAGGTTGACAACTGCCGAATTTGGAACTTTGGTCAAGGAGACTGGAGCTATTCCCCGGGAATCAAGGTTGAAGGTGTCGGTCAAACAATCACGCGCAACAGCATTAGCGATGGCCGACACTACGGCGTTTTTGTTGAAGGCAATGATCACTTAGTGGAAGGCAACGACTTCTACAATCTGGCGACAGACACCTTGGATTCGGGTGCATTGGCCTTTAATCGCGACTGGACTCACCGCGGCAACGTCGTCCGTCGAAATCGGTTTCGAAATATCTACGACCGTCATCGCAACGCGATCAACGATCGGCGCTCCGACACGTGGGGAATCTATCTCGATGATTGTATCAGCGGAATGCTCATTGAGCAAAACATTTTTGTCAATGTTGGCTCAGCCTGGGTAATTGGTGGAGGGAGAGACAACGTGATTCGGAATAACGTGATCAATAACTTACGGTTTAAAAATCCATACATCACCGATCCGATGGTCAACAGTTGGCACTGCGATAGCCGATTGCTAACGCCCAATTCCTATCCGGGTCTGTGGGAATCGCTCAACACAAGGTTGGCCAATATGCCCTATCAAAATGCATTGTGGACGAGTCGCTATCCGACGTTGGCGAATATCTTAAACGATTCCCCGCGAGAAGCAAAGAATAACTCGGTAACCAAGAACGTCTACTTTGGTCAGGTTTTTGAGGATCCTGATACCTTCGAGACCATCTGGTATTCGATGAATCTCGAGGCTAACGCGGGCATGTTTGGCATCGCCGACAATTTCTACGGCAAGACCAATCCCGGATTCCGCAACCCCGAAGCGGGGAACTACAATGTCGTGCCCTTCAGCAAGGCGGCCCGCGCCGGACTCACAACCGTTAATACTTCGCTCATCGGACCCTACAACGACGAGTGGCGCGAAGGACGCACGATCCACCCGCTCCCTTAAGAGAACTTCGCCTAGTGATGGAGTCGGCCAGCCACCAGTAGCCGCTCTGTCACTTGCGCGAAATAATCGTGCGCCACACGGGTTAAATGCACCTGATCCCCAAAGTCCCATCCGCTTGGTAGAAAGGCACGCGGTACTGACCCAATCGCCGTGTCAAAGTCTATTCTTGTGACCCTTGGCAGGATTCTCGCGACTTCGGCCACGGCATTCGGAACCATCATGCGGTACCGGCTTTCGCGCCCCGCGCCGGGAGCGGGCATCACCACGAGCACGACGTCATTGTCGCGGTTTGTCAGCATGCGGCAGTACTCAAACAGGCCGCGTCGAAAGAGTTGATGGCCCAACGTAGCCGCTTCTAAATCTGTCCGTCCATAGGTGCTCTGATCGTTGGTGCCGAGTTCCAAAAACACAAGCTTCGAGTGAGGAAAGGTCGTGACGTTTGCATCGAAGACATCCCGAGTATAGGGTGTGACCATGCCAGCCTCCCGGTTTTGCAGATAACTGTTAAAACCTGAGGTATCGGCTAGCAGATTGCCCGAGCAGGCTAGGTTCTGAAATCGAATCCCCGCGTTCTCGTCGTCGCGGTAGCGCACGATTCCGCTGAGGCGTAGGTAACCCGTATGTGGAGCCCGAATTGACAGCCTAGATGTTGACTGCGGATCAAGCCGTTGCTTGCCCAACACGGTTCGGCGCGCGATCTCCGGCGGGGTCGGGCGCGAGGTTACGATTTTCCCCGCAAACTGCTGATCGTCGTTAAACAAAACCCAATCCGACTCCGACGCGACCTGGGTCATCCGGTAGGCAATCACCTCCAACGAGGTGATTTCCGAACCATCCCAACGGAGGTACAGCGGCGAATTGAGCGATCCGTTGAGGCGCAGCACTGCGTTGCCGGTGGCTTGCATATACTTTTGCCACTGGGTCGGATAGCCGCCGGTCACCCAAAACGGCTGCTGCTGAGCCGCCCATGTGTAGCGAGCGGGCAAAAATCCGCGGCCGCCCTCAATGCCCGGCGGGTTCCAACGGCTTTGGAGCGAGCGACCCATTTGGTTGGGCCAAGCCTGGGTATCCGGGTCGGCCAATCCATAGCCCCGCGACAAACTATCGCCGAGGAACAGCACGTCAACCGGGCGTTTCGAAAGGCCATCCAAACTGCTGTAAAAGCTGCTCAGCTTCGATGGATTAAAGCCGTATTGGTCGAAGAATTCGCTGGGCGTTCGCTGGGCGAAAGAGACTTGTGAGGTTCCAACCAGGAGAAGTGCTCCCTGTAAGAGTTGCCGGGGTCGGAACATCACCCTTAGTCTAACTTATGAATGCTAAAGCTTGCAAGATTAACGCTTTCTTCCGCCCAACAGTCCGCCCAAAAGTCCGCGAATCAGTTGCCTTCCGAGCTGGCTTCCTGCGGCTCGAACCGTGCTTTTCACCACACTCTCCAGCACCGAATCGGTGCGTCGAGCCGGAGCTTTCTTTTCAGGTTCTGGTTGCTGCGCCTGCTCTTCTTCGGCTTGCACGCGGCGCTTGGAGAGCACCTCATAGGCCGATTCGCGATCGACCATTGTGTTGTACTTGGTGCCCACGACGCTGGCGTTCATGGTGGCCATGCGCTCCTCCGGCGTGGCCGGTCCCAGCCGCGAGGCGGGCGGCTTGATCAGCGTGCGCTCGACCACGGTCGGCGCGCCGTCGGAGCCCAACATCGAAACAAGGGCTTCGCCCACGACCATGGTCGTGATGACTTCCTTGGTGTTGAACTTCGGGTTTTGCCGGAACGTTTCCGCCGCGGTATCCACCGCCTTTTGGTCGCGCGGAGTGAAGGCGCGCAACGCGTGCTGCACGCGGTTGCTCAGCTGCGCCGAAACCGTGTCCGGAATATCCAGCGGGTGCTGCGTGACAAAGTACACACCGACGCCCTTGGAGCGCACCAGGCGGACGACTTGCTCAATCTTCTCGAGCAGGCTCTTGGGCGCGTCGGTAAACAGCAGGTGCGCTTCGTCAAAGAAGAACGCCAGCTTCGGATGAGGCAGGTCGCCGACTTCCGGCATGTTCTCAAAGAGCTCGCTGAGCATCCACAGCAGGAACGTGGCGTACAGTCGCGGACTTTGCATCAGCTTGTCCGCGGCCAAAATGTTGATCATGCCGCGGCCATCACTGGTGGTGCGAATCAGGTCGTTCAGGTCAAGCGCGGGCTCGCCAAAAAAGGTCTCCGCGCCTTGCTCTTCCAGCACCAGCAGCTGCCGCTGAATCGTGCCCACGGTTGCGCTCGACACATTGCCGTATTCGTTGCGATACTGGTCCGCGTTGTCGGCCACGTGGACCATCAGGCTGCGCAGGTCCTTGAGGTCGAGCAGAAGGAGCCCGGCTTCGTCGGCCACGCGGAACGCCACGTTCAGCACTCCTTCCTGAACCTCGTTGAGCTGCAGCAAGCGCGCGAGCAACAAGGGTCCCATTTCGGAGATGGTCGCGCGCACCGGATGCCCCTTCTCCCCGAAGACGTCCCAGTAGGTAACTGGATAGCTCCGATGCTCATAAGGGCTCAGGCCAATTTCGGTGGCGCGAGCTTCCAGCTTGGCGTTACCGCCACCGGTTTGCGACATCCCGCTGAGGTCGCCTTTCACGTCGGCCATGAAGACCGCGCAACCAAGGTCGGAAAGGCCTTCGGCGAGGGTTTGGAGCGTGACGGTCTTACCCGTCCCGGTCGCGCCCGCGATCAGGCCGTGGCGGTTCGCATACTTGGGGAGCAGGTAAACGGGATTCTCTCCCTTCCCAACGAAAATGCCCTGAGGATCCATATGCCCTCAGTGTACAAGGTGGTCGGGCAAAAAAATTGCCTCCCGGTTGGGGAGGCAATCTCCGATCTCCAGGGGAAAGCTTAGTCGTCGACGCCGTCGAACGCAGCGGCTAGCGCCGAGTAGTCGGCGATGTCCACAATGCCGTCAACCGTGATGTCACACATCATCGGGGAGATTCCGTCTCCGTCCGCGGTCGTCCAGTCGGCATCGCCGCTGCTGCGGTCGAAGTACAGAGCCAGCTTCGAGTAGTCGGCAATGTCCACAATGCCATCGTCAACGATGTCGCCGTTCGGCAAGGTCCACGAACCATTACCGGCCGTTCCGGCCACGGCTACCGACACGGCGCGTCGCAGCCAGGAGCCGTTTTCGATGTTGGCCTTCACCGTGTAAGTACCGTCAGCGAGCGAGTTCGTGATGCTGAACGCACCGCCGCTCGTGAGGGTCACGCCGGTGAAGTTGGCCACCGAGTTGCCGCCGCCGTCGAACACTTCGACGTGGGCGGTTCGTGTGGAGAGATCGCCCGCAAACGAGTTGGCGGCAATCGTTCCGGTCAGGGCACCCGAGGGCTCGCCTTGTCGGAAGTTGTCAATGAAGATATCGTGATCATCCGGGGTGGCTTCGCTACCCGCCACCGGCGAGAAGATCAGGGAACTGAGGCTAACCCATCCGGCCGAAAGGGGGTCAAGCAGACCGTTGCCGCCGGAGAAGTTTCGCAACGTCAGATTGGCGGTGTTGGGTAGATCAACGGTGATCGTTGTCCACACACCCGCGGGCACCACATATCCACCGGCGGCACCGGTGGTTTTCAGGGCGTCGGCGGTGGCCGTTGGGCCGCCAACCAGTTCAAACGGAGCAGCTGTGCTGCCAATGCCGCCTATCGTCGGGCCAGTGAGCGCCGCTTCGCTGATCAGCAACGCAACGCGGACGGGCTTGACGCTATAGATGTCGAACTTAAACTTCTCGGTCGTGCTGAGAATGGGGTTCTTCAGGTCAGGGACGCCGCCAGTTCCGCGGTTTTGGCTAAAGTACGCGCGCAGGAAGGTGCGGCCCGCATCTGTGTTGCGGTTGGCCGGAGTCGCGCCGTCCGCCGGGTTCCACGGAGCCATAAACGCGAAGCGGAGCCGGTAAAGATTATCCGTTCCATTGCCCGCGGGCACCGAAGGATTGCTACCCGCGAGAATGGCGCTGAGGTTGGGTTGAGCCACCGTGGTCATCATCGTCGGGTCCTGATACCAGCCGATATTGTTGTTCGATCCGGAGGCTCCCGTATCGACAAAGCTGAAGAACCAACGACCACCTGCAAAGGCGTTCGGGTCGGTGACCGCCTGAAGCTGGTTGTCGAAATCGACGATCATTGTTTCTGCGGCCACCACTGTCGACATGGCCGACACAGCTAGCGCCGTTGCGAGCGTAAAGCGTTTCATAATTCGAATCTGAAGTCGCACCGGACTCCCAACCTATTTTAGTAACGTTCGGAACGCTTTGGGCCGCCAAGCCACACTTTTTTCGAAAAACTGGTACCGGTATTTCTACGGGGAGATCGCCATATCCAGCACGACGTCGCCCGTGGGGAGCGTGCCGACGAGCGTCGCCACGCCCGTGGTGAGGTTCACCGTATAGAGATCGCTGCGGAATTCGCCGAGGTCCAGGGACTGGTTGTTGGTGACAAACGCGGTGTTGCTGGCGGGGCCAGACAGAATTTCAAAGCTTGTAAAAAGGTCCAAGTCGATGCCGAGTTGGCCCACGGTTTGGCAGCCGCCATTGTTCGGAGTCGGCAATCGAACGAGCGCATCAGTGGAGGCATCAATGGCGAATAGAGTCGAACCCGCTGAATCGGCGACGTTGTTGTTAAACGCGAAGCCAGTGACGTTGGGGTTCTCAAACTCGTTGGCGTCGCCCGAGAGATAGAACAGATCGGCGTCGTTGGCAATCAGGACGCCGTCGGCACCGATGCGACCGTTGGCCCGGAGCTGCGAAATCACGCGGTAGCCGCTCGTC
Coding sequences:
- a CDS encoding right-handed parallel beta-helix repeat-containing protein is translated as MRGGVYRLPTGIEYEGEDGAPAGETVTIRNYAKEIPYIRGSIEVNNFVPLSDPIASALIPSEAHQYVKQANLLELGTIDLGTLVNRGIPTLWKDGAAALYDRQQPCQMAGYPNAGEPMLQSDSQGANFVQNNALASRIAGWGVLTDAFVHGYLGNDFADAMLKILLANPINGRIDLANASYYGYMPGARFRVENVLAELDSPGEYYIDRARGLVFYYPISRTGDIQCELSVSNRTMVRVLTPSNLHFEGLVVEQGWRHAFEVINSPNTVIRGCTLRNFGNMGAFVRSPGNQILSSDVYNVGSVGVYVIGGTRSTLTRGDLKVDNCRIWNFGQGDWSYSPGIKVEGVGQTITRNSISDGRHYGVFVEGNDHLVEGNDFYNLATDTLDSGALAFNRDWTHRGNVVRRNRFRNIYDRHRNAINDRRSDTWGIYLDDCISGMLIEQNIFVNVGSAWVIGGGRDNVIRNNVINNLRFKNPYITDPMVNSWHCDSRLLTPNSYPGLWESLNTRLANMPYQNALWTSRYPTLANILNDSPREAKNNSVTKNVYFGQVFEDPDTFETIWYSMNLEANAGMFGIADNFYGKTNPGFRNPEAGNYNVVPFSKAARAGLTTVNTSLIGPYNDEWREGRTIHPLP
- a CDS encoding SGNH/GDSL hydrolase family protein — translated: MFRPRQLLQGALLLVGTSQVSFAQRTPSEFFDQYGFNPSKLSSFYSSLDGLSKRPVDVLFLGDSLSRGYGLADPDTQAWPNQMGRSLQSRWNPPGIEGGRGFLPARYTWAAQQQPFWVTGGYPTQWQKYMQATGNAVLRLNGSLNSPLYLRWDGSEITSLEVIAYRMTQVASESDWVLFNDDQQFAGKIVTSRPTPPEIARRTVLGKQRLDPQSTSRLSIRAPHTGYLRLSGIVRYRDDENAGIRFQNLACSGNLLADTSGFNSYLQNREAGMVTPYTRDVFDANVTTFPHSKLVFLELGTNDQSTYGRTDLEAATLGHQLFRRGLFEYCRMLTNRDNDVVLVVMPAPGAGRESRYRMMVPNAVAEVARILPRVTRIDFDTAIGSVPRAFLPSGWDFGDQVHLTRVAHDYFAQVTERLLVAGRLHH
- a CDS encoding DUF853 family protein, which translates into the protein MDPQGIFVGKGENPVYLLPKYANRHGLIAGATGTGKTVTLQTLAEGLSDLGCAVFMADVKGDLSGMSQTGGGNAKLEARATEIGLSPYEHRSYPVTYWDVFGEKGHPVRATISEMGPLLLARLLQLNEVQEGVLNVAFRVADEAGLLLLDLKDLRSLMVHVADNADQYRNEYGNVSSATVGTIQRQLLVLEEQGAETFFGEPALDLNDLIRTTSDGRGMINILAADKLMQSPRLYATFLLWMLSELFENMPEVGDLPHPKLAFFFDEAHLLFTDAPKSLLEKIEQVVRLVRSKGVGVYFVTQHPLDIPDTVSAQLSNRVQHALRAFTPRDQKAVDTAAETFRQNPKFNTKEVITTMVVGEALVSMLGSDGAPTVVERTLIKPPASRLGPATPEERMATMNASVVGTKYNTMVDRESAYEVLSKRRVQAEEEQAQQPEPEKKAPARRTDSVLESVVKSTVRAAGSQLGRQLIRGLLGGLLGGRKR
- a CDS encoding DUF4394 domain-containing protein, with the translated sequence MLKKVWFPALTTLGLLAAGCGGGGSGGGGVVVPPPASQLYAINPDNQLSVMNRTTPGALVRQVDVTGLEGGAFLLSIDWDVKRKALLGLDDNFRIYSINTTTGAATKLFEPFDGFTPGDALQFEYDPVTSGYRVISQLRANGRIGADGVLIANDADLFYLSGDANEFENPNVTGFAFNNNVADSAGSTLFAIDASTDALVRLPTPNNGGCQTVGQLGIDLDLFTSFEILSGPASNTAFVTNNQSLDLGEFRSDLYTVNLTTGVATLVGTLPTGDVVLDMAISP